In a single window of the Bactrocera dorsalis isolate Fly_Bdor chromosome 2, ASM2337382v1, whole genome shotgun sequence genome:
- the LOC105229514 gene encoding FAM172 family protein homolog CG10038 isoform X3, with amino-acid sequence MLSMQIDGQLRKIDDITGEPGEEPFKFSISDDHKKNQEHYEQLADQIPEIVYDLLEQNGLSRTYVPEDIPQEQATFIFTNPQKLVEPKKLIVLIHGSGYVRAGQWARSLIINNSIDHGTQIPYIKRAQSLGYDILVTNTNDNFRNINGENHPIPRLGHATAHARYVWEKYVMGCNPESVAIVAHSYGGAIAMDLANRFTKFFEDKVFAIALTDSAHFQIPVKAKHVVLDIACNWVSSSAPLDTEIYTGEGEMHSVSAGHPKHEWTSYSAFESVFKFLEEKYERSQEIGSISKKAKTED; translated from the exons ATGCTTTCAATGCAG atAGATGGACAATTGCGGAAAATTGATGACATTACTGGAGAGCCAGGAGAAGAGCCATTCAAATTCAGCATATCTGATGATCACAAAAAAAATCAGGAGCATTATGAACAATTAGCTGAT CAAATTCCTGAAATAGTCTATGATTTATTGGAGCAAAATGGTTTAAGTCGCACTTACGTTCCGGAGGATATACCGCAAGAGCAAGCCACATTCATTTTTACTAACCCTCAAAAGCTCGTAGAACCCAAAAAATTGATTGTGTTAATCCACGGTAGTGGTTATGTTAGAGCGGGACAGTGGGCCAGAAg CCTCATAATTAACAATTCTATTGACCATGGTACTCAGATCCCCTATATAAAACGCGCTCAGTCTCTTGGCTATGATATTTTGGTGACAAATACAAATGACAATTTTCGCAACATTAACGGGGAAAATCATCCAATTCCACGTCTTGGTCATGCAACAGCACACGCTAGATATGTATGGGAAAAATATGTAATGGGTTGTAACCCTGAGAGCGTAGCCATTGTAGCTCACAGTTATGGTGGTGCAATTGCGATGGATTTA GCAAATcgatttactaaatttttcgaAGATAAAGTGTTTGCTATTGCCCTAACAGACTCCGCTCATTTCCAAATACCAGTAAAAGCAAAACACGTTGTTTTGGACATTGCATGCAATTGGGTATCTAGTTCTGCCCCACTCGATACGGAAATTTATACGGGGGAGGGTGAAATGCATAGTGTATCGGCAGGGCATCCTAAACATGAATGGACTTCCTATTCTGCCTTTGAATCAGTTTTCAAGTTCTTAGAAGAGAAATATGAACGAAGTCAAGAGATTGGATCAATAAGTAAAAAGGCGAAAACGGAGGATTAA
- the LOC105229514 gene encoding FAM172 family protein homolog CG10038 isoform X1, translated as MSKLVKRFCKVALFWRYIRKSAQPFRGGECKSMSSAEKSGLAIKKLREFGYAFNADGQLRKIDDITGEPGEEPFKFSISDDHKKNQEHYEQLADQIPEIVYDLLEQNGLSRTYVPEDIPQEQATFIFTNPQKLVEPKKLIVLIHGSGYVRAGQWARSLIINNSIDHGTQIPYIKRAQSLGYDILVTNTNDNFRNINGENHPIPRLGHATAHARYVWEKYVMGCNPESVAIVAHSYGGAIAMDLANRFTKFFEDKVFAIALTDSAHFQIPVKAKHVVLDIACNWVSSSAPLDTEIYTGEGEMHSVSAGHPKHEWTSYSAFESVFKFLEEKYERSQEIGSISKKAKTED; from the exons atgtcaaaattggtGAAAAGATTCTGCAAAGTAGCATTATTTTGGCGCTACATACGAAAG TCAGCACAACCGTTTCGCGGGGGTGAGTGCAAAAGTATGTCTTCAGCTGAAAAAAGTGGTCTGGCTATAAAGAAGTTACGTGAATTCGGCTATGCTTTCAATGCAG ATGGACAATTGCGGAAAATTGATGACATTACTGGAGAGCCAGGAGAAGAGCCATTCAAATTCAGCATATCTGATGATCACAAAAAAAATCAGGAGCATTATGAACAATTAGCTGAT CAAATTCCTGAAATAGTCTATGATTTATTGGAGCAAAATGGTTTAAGTCGCACTTACGTTCCGGAGGATATACCGCAAGAGCAAGCCACATTCATTTTTACTAACCCTCAAAAGCTCGTAGAACCCAAAAAATTGATTGTGTTAATCCACGGTAGTGGTTATGTTAGAGCGGGACAGTGGGCCAGAAg CCTCATAATTAACAATTCTATTGACCATGGTACTCAGATCCCCTATATAAAACGCGCTCAGTCTCTTGGCTATGATATTTTGGTGACAAATACAAATGACAATTTTCGCAACATTAACGGGGAAAATCATCCAATTCCACGTCTTGGTCATGCAACAGCACACGCTAGATATGTATGGGAAAAATATGTAATGGGTTGTAACCCTGAGAGCGTAGCCATTGTAGCTCACAGTTATGGTGGTGCAATTGCGATGGATTTA GCAAATcgatttactaaatttttcgaAGATAAAGTGTTTGCTATTGCCCTAACAGACTCCGCTCATTTCCAAATACCAGTAAAAGCAAAACACGTTGTTTTGGACATTGCATGCAATTGGGTATCTAGTTCTGCCCCACTCGATACGGAAATTTATACGGGGGAGGGTGAAATGCATAGTGTATCGGCAGGGCATCCTAAACATGAATGGACTTCCTATTCTGCCTTTGAATCAGTTTTCAAGTTCTTAGAAGAGAAATATGAACGAAGTCAAGAGATTGGATCAATAAGTAAAAAGGCGAAAACGGAGGATTAA
- the LOC105229514 gene encoding FAM172 family protein homolog CG10038 isoform X2 yields MSSAEKSGLAIKKLREFGYAFNADGQLRKIDDITGEPGEEPFKFSISDDHKKNQEHYEQLADQIPEIVYDLLEQNGLSRTYVPEDIPQEQATFIFTNPQKLVEPKKLIVLIHGSGYVRAGQWARSLIINNSIDHGTQIPYIKRAQSLGYDILVTNTNDNFRNINGENHPIPRLGHATAHARYVWEKYVMGCNPESVAIVAHSYGGAIAMDLANRFTKFFEDKVFAIALTDSAHFQIPVKAKHVVLDIACNWVSSSAPLDTEIYTGEGEMHSVSAGHPKHEWTSYSAFESVFKFLEEKYERSQEIGSISKKAKTED; encoded by the exons ATGTCTTCAGCTGAAAAAAGTGGTCTGGCTATAAAGAAGTTACGTGAATTCGGCTATGCTTTCAATGCAG ATGGACAATTGCGGAAAATTGATGACATTACTGGAGAGCCAGGAGAAGAGCCATTCAAATTCAGCATATCTGATGATCACAAAAAAAATCAGGAGCATTATGAACAATTAGCTGAT CAAATTCCTGAAATAGTCTATGATTTATTGGAGCAAAATGGTTTAAGTCGCACTTACGTTCCGGAGGATATACCGCAAGAGCAAGCCACATTCATTTTTACTAACCCTCAAAAGCTCGTAGAACCCAAAAAATTGATTGTGTTAATCCACGGTAGTGGTTATGTTAGAGCGGGACAGTGGGCCAGAAg CCTCATAATTAACAATTCTATTGACCATGGTACTCAGATCCCCTATATAAAACGCGCTCAGTCTCTTGGCTATGATATTTTGGTGACAAATACAAATGACAATTTTCGCAACATTAACGGGGAAAATCATCCAATTCCACGTCTTGGTCATGCAACAGCACACGCTAGATATGTATGGGAAAAATATGTAATGGGTTGTAACCCTGAGAGCGTAGCCATTGTAGCTCACAGTTATGGTGGTGCAATTGCGATGGATTTA GCAAATcgatttactaaatttttcgaAGATAAAGTGTTTGCTATTGCCCTAACAGACTCCGCTCATTTCCAAATACCAGTAAAAGCAAAACACGTTGTTTTGGACATTGCATGCAATTGGGTATCTAGTTCTGCCCCACTCGATACGGAAATTTATACGGGGGAGGGTGAAATGCATAGTGTATCGGCAGGGCATCCTAAACATGAATGGACTTCCTATTCTGCCTTTGAATCAGTTTTCAAGTTCTTAGAAGAGAAATATGAACGAAGTCAAGAGATTGGATCAATAAGTAAAAAGGCGAAAACGGAGGATTAA
- the LOC105229515 gene encoding uncharacterized protein LOC105229515, with translation MLGVQGSLWHTTCVYVFATCLILEIAALPASTPLPQTTHIVSYVHQGRAGAKSAEIREFDYEKVHSVDHERNAAIRVTERSTPISQLYGAFIEQLDTNLNNDFLRTHTTGTIDISTTESMSHTDDLLVTKQNTLEDADDIFGRNEQHESPKSVYNGSQPHVGGMMWSRTKQSIPVLEPVRILLNTVRDQHNQTVHAARQHHQLLGSMMGGMADHMAANESSAIETEEDRESANESTEFKLLDFAGSLVSMLWGFFGNLQRAFAASSGNALASTSSSSSGGQ, from the exons ATGCTGGGAGTACAAGGTTCCTTGTGGCATaccacatgtgtgtatgtgttcgcGACA TGCTTAATTTTGGAGATTGCAGCGTTGCCGGCGTCTACTCCGCTACCACAAACTACCCATATTGTCAGCTATGTACACCAAGGCAGAGCCGGTGCTAAGAGTGCTGAAATCAGGGAATTTGACTACGAGAAAGTTCATAGCGTGGATCATGAACGCAACGCTGCTATACGTGTAACGGAGCGATCAACACCCATTTCCCAGTTATATGGTGCATTTATTGAGCAGCTGGACACGAATCTAAATAATGACTTCTTACGCACTCATACAACTGGAACAATTGACATTTCCACAACGGAGTCGATGAGTCACACTGATGACTTACTtgtaacaaaacaaaacacattggAGGATGCCGATGATATTTTTGGTCGCAATGAACAACATGAGTCACCTAAATCTGTGTATAACGGGAGTCAACCCCATGTTGGCGGAATGATGTGGAGTCGCACGAAACAAAGTATTCCGGTTTTGGAACCTGTGCGTATTCTTCTGAATACGGTACGCGACCAGCACAACCAAACGGTGCATGCGGCTAGGCAACATCATCAGCTGTTGGGCTCAATGATGGGTGGAATGGCCGATCACATGGCCGCGAATGAATCATCAGCAATAGAGACCGAGGAGGACCGTGAATCCGCCAACGAGAGCACAGAATTCAAGTTACTTGATTTTGCTGGTAGCCTTGTTAGTATGCTATGGGGCTTTTTCGGTAATCTGCAGCGCGCCTTTGCGGCGAGCAGTGGTAATGCTCTGGCTTCCACCTCGTCCAGTTCTTCAGGTGGCCAGTAG
- the LOC105229516 gene encoding uncharacterized protein LOC105229516, whose protein sequence is MRIFGKVLQTLRLSRRQPNFKPRRYSSILCSHNSARRTNLHNRNSKHGSIRSMAAKSDSSNKGNDISKTSLTNILPVALIQSKSATTSTKIMLIPLNLFDGDDDASKNTMKTLSIIREHARQIEAFTENVMGTAESTQYGVPLASNNAGALMDQCSGKDDVTLWTHDEEISNSHALQPSEETIKSNHISLYEKLERAMAEQERNRIETHDCYEVAAWNSSKRDLVVYVPENLEQKLQQMAIASMQLIFEMDMSNIRDAIFRSAALEKINMFKPPTPKTLEDPTVKIEANLDLGKDKMESTIPLDFNAMIQGTVEIDPSKYTPSVLGEIKVPEFNDCVTTIAANICSTALQKGFPADLSRMAYSTKSPAKNKSANRDPHIVCVRDGSKGCVSPGNADYPKFKPQDANTQQAKEKTNKASISSEISLLSSSEIIDAYNSRGLMSCKAYARALIEATKRRAEIANKGSVPCDDKKSVKKEAFKKKDKCGDTKNNPCTKPLIDECGNEIKKNCPTRKKKDKKKDPCKGDDPCKKAASKDEGSCTTPGVPKPCAGKRKKKPTKDKGKKDICGNAKKGNRCNTETDACQQEKKRPKPKKKKCDLGDPCKDPCLNINEQSDKNKKEFSSGKDNKCKMVKSLCDMNKSQSSTCASDKAAKKSKSTSDVKKTDSKCESSKAKKTTSSKSKCKPFNSASSKDSNKSKCGSDGKSGGKAKNLCDVKKPPSKPATNKECKRYEGFCKSKDSKTSCSSDKGPGKKSNADKSGSKCKPIKSLCDAKKSKSDKKPDCKSESKPKSASKCKPIKSLCEAKKSASSDKKSSSKSADCKTTKSSSPKSDSKDHCQTKKKSTKPNCKTKPGSSAKKYSTLANNKSFVEMSPIKRYFSTIPVYSIPRGFISWRQFSSKKSGKGKKKGNKDDGMCAQYQSKPKIKRTDKLERRKPKLDCYSDPDECQEQACKDPMKSSCANIKKENENPSALRFRTCLHMTNRFPVLHKRNYGTDSCNENRARCYEEDAKNYESEKEQEIEECTDEENTDSYLINKTRNEVIRILEPCTVERCLEALPKFNEYDVLIRTEAVALSGSDLHYYETGGQSYPGMTLGHDASGIVQEVGCSITKIRPGDRVVVESGLACGICDYCKKGCYNICNNLIFNGFLRKYQVHPADLCHKIPADVDMIEATLTQTLALGCQACFKAQVLPTTNVLIIGAGPTAISAALCARAIGVGNICVASTIKEPLETIEKTFHFKCMHYDADMQYCMILECLYSALHDWPDAVINCAVSEKSMNLSVMALKPCGICILAECDAECACFNAMDVLMKNLKLIPSFRSINMFPTALQLIDGGKAPIGRLVANVFQWSKVEVAFRKALHESNIGNKKVVIRCAEEDKDIYKKEDCKT, encoded by the exons atGCGAATATTTGGGAAAGTCCTGCAGACTTTGCGG CTGTCTAGGCGACAACCGAACTTCAAACCACGTCGCTACTCTTCGATCTTGTGCTCCCATAACAGTGCACGACGCACAAATCTTCATAATCGCAATTCAAAACATGGTTCTATACGATCAATGGCGGCAAAGTCAG ATTCATCAAACAAAGGAAATGATATAAGCAAGACTAGCCTAACTAACATACTGCCAGTGGCTCTGATACAGTCTAAGTCTGCGACTACTTCCACAAAAATCATGTTGATTCCGCTTAACTTGTTTGATGGTGACGATGATGCCAGCAAAAACACCATGAAAACTTTGTCTATTATTCGGGAACATGCACGACAAATTGAAGCTTTCACTGAAAATGTAATGGGCACAGCAGAATCAACACAATATGGTGTACCATTGGCAAGTAATAACGCTGGAGCATTGATGGATCAATGTTCAGGGAAAGACGATGTTACTCTATGGACACATGATGAGGAAATATCCAATTCACATGCATTACAACCTTCTGAAGAGACGATCAAGAGCAACCACATATCACTTTACGAAAAACTTGAGCGTGCCATGGCCGAACAAGAACGAAATCGTATCGAGACTCATGACTGTTACGAGGTAGCGGCCTGGAATAGTTCCAAACGTGACTTGGTTGTGTATGTACCCGAAAATTTAGAGCAGAAATTGCAACAAATGGCAATAGCATCTATGCAGTTGATATTTGAAATGGATATGAGTAATATTCGTGATGCTATCTTCAGAAGTGCGGCCTTGGAGAAAATTAACATGTTTAAGCCTCCAACACCGAAAACTTTGGAAGATCCCACAGTGAAAATAGAAGCTAATTTGGATCTAGGAAAGGATAAAATGGAAAGCACTATTCCTCTTGACTTCAATGCAATGATTCAGGGTACGGTCGAAATTGATCCATCAAAATACACACCCAGCGTTCTAGGTGAGATCAAAGTGCCGGAGTTCAATGATTGTGTCACAACCATAGCGGCTAATATATGTAGTACAGCGTTGCAGAAGGGATTTCCCGCGGATCTTAGCCGAATGGCGTATTCGACAAAGTCGCCAGCCAAAAATAAAAGCGCAAATCGAGACCCACACATCGTTTGTGTTCGTGATGGTTCCAAAGGATGCGTTTCACCAGGCAACGCCGATTATCCAAAATTCAAACCTCAAGACGCAAATACGCAACAAGCCAAAGAAAAGACGAACAAAGCTAGTATATCGTCAGAAATCTCCCTACTCTCGTCTTCGGAAATAATTGACGCTTATAACTCACGTGGTCTAATGAGTTGTAAAGCTTATGCCAGAGCGCTAATTGAAGCAACCAAACGGCGTGCTGAGATTGCTAACAAAGGCTCTGTACCATGTGATGATAAGAAATCTGTGAAAAAAGAAGCATTCAAGAAGAAAGATAAATGTGGCGACACTAAAAACAATCCTTGTACCAAACCTCTGATAGACGAATGTggtaacgaaataaaaaagaattgtcCAACTAGGAAAAAGAAAGATAAAAAGAAGGATCCTTGCAAGGGTGATGATCCTTGTAAAAAGGCGGCTAGTAAAGACGAAGGATCTTGTACCACACCTGGTGTACCGAAACCCTGTGCCGGGAAACGTAAAAAGAAGCCGACCAAGGATAAGGGGAAAAAAGACATATGTGGAAATGCAAAGAAAGGAAATAGATGTAATACCGAAACTGATGCATGCCAACAGGAGAAAAAGCGTCCAaaaccaaagaagaagaaatgtgATTTAGGTGACCCATGTAAGGATCCGTGTCTTAACATCAATGAACAAtctgacaaaaacaaaaaggaattCTCCTCTGGAAAAGATAACAAATGTAAGATGGTAAAGAGCTTATGTGATATGAACAAATCCCAATCTTCGACTTGTGCTAGcgataaggcagcgaagaaaTCTAAGAGCACCAGCGACGTAAAAAAAACTGATAGCAAATGCGAATCCTCAAAAGCGAAAAAAACCACCTCttccaaaagtaaatgcaagCCATTTAATAGTGCTAGCTCTAAAGATAGTAATAAGTCAAAATGTGGATCAGACGGAAAATCAGGTGGAAAAGCGAAAAACCTTTGCGACGTAAAGAAACCACCATCTAAACCAGCCACAAACAAAGAATGTAAACGTTATGAAGGCTTCTGCAAAAGCAAAGATTCGAAAACCTCTTGCTCATCCGATAAAGGCCCAGGTAAGAAATCAAATGCAGACAAATCAGGATCGAAATGCAAACCTATTAAAAGTCTGTGTGATGCAAAGAAATCTAAATCGGACAAAAAGCCCGATTGCAAGTCTGAAAGTAAACCGAAGAGTGCTTCAAAATGCAAACCCATTAAAAGTCTGTGCGAAGCAAAGAAATCAGCATCTTCAGACAAAAAGTCTTCCAGCAAGTCGGCTGACTGCAAGACAACAAAATCGTCGTCGCCCAAGAGTGATTCGAAAGATCATTGTCAGACGAAGAAAAAGTCAACGAAACCCAATTGTAAAACCAAACCTGGCTCTTCTGCAAAGAAGTACAGCACTTTGGCGAATAATAAGTCATTTGTGGAAATGTCCCCCATTAAACGTTACTTTAGCACAATTCCCGTATACTCAATTCCACGTGGATTCATTTCATGGAGACAGTTTAGTTCGAAGAAAAGTGGTAAAGGGAAAAAGAAAGGCAACAAGGATGACGGAATGTGCGCGCAGTATCAATCAAAACCAAAGATCAAACGCACTGATAAACTCGAACGGAGGAAACCGAAGTTAGACTGTTATAGCGATCCTGATGAGTGCCAAGAACAAGCCTGTAAGGATCCTATGAAATCCAGCTGTGCCAATATCAAAAAGG AAAATGAGAATCCCTCAGCTCTCAGATTTAGAACGTGTTTGCATATGACTAATCGCTTCCCTGTCCTTCACAAAAGAAATTATGGAACGGATTCCTGTAATGAAAATCGAGCTCGATGTTACGAAGAAGatgcaaaaaattatgaatccgAAAAAGAGCAGGAAATTGAGGAATGTACTGATGAAGAGAATACTGATTCATATCTTATAAACAAGACAAGAAACGAAGTGATAAGAATACTGGAACCGTGTACAGTCGAACGGTGTTTAGAAGCATTACCAAAGTTTAATGAGTATG ATGTACTGATACGCACCGAAGCAGTTGCACTTTCAGGATCTGACCTCCATTACTACGAAACTGGAGGGCAATCCTATCCAGGCATGACTCTAGGTCATGATGCATCTGGAATAGTTCAAGAA GTTGGTTGCTCAATAACGAAAATTCGACCCGGCGACCGTGTTGTTGTAGAGTCGGGCTTAGCATGTGGCATTTGCGACTATTGCAAGAAAGGTTGCTACAACATCTGTaacaatttaatattcaatGGATTTCTACGCAAATACCAAGTTCATCCCGCTGATTTATGCCACAAAATTCCAGCCGATGTGGATATGATCGAAGCAACTCTTACGCAAACGTTAGCGCTTGGATGTCAGGCTTGTTTCAAAGCACAAGTTCTACCCACGACCAATGTCCTAATCATCGGAGCGGGTCCCACTGCCATTTCCGCGGCATTGTGCGCACGCGCAATAGGGGTGGGTAACATCTGTGTAGCGTCCACAATAAAGGAACCCCTCGAAACAATTGAGAAAACCTTTCACTTTAAATGCATGCACTATGATGCGGACATGCAGTATTGCATGATACTTGAGTGTTTGTATAGCGCGTTACATGATTGGCCGGATGCTGTTATAAACTGTGCCGTGTCAGAGAAGTCAATGAATTTATCAGTAATGGCACTGAAGCCATGTGGCATATGCATTCTAGCAGAGTGTGATGCGGAGTGTGCGTGTTTTAATGCAATGGACGTTCTTATGAAAAATCTGAAACTGATTCCGAGCTTTCGCTCAATTAATAT GTTCCCAACTGCGCTACAGTTGATTGATGGGGGTAAAGCGCCTATTGGTCGATTAGTTGCAAATGTATTTCAGTGGAGTAAAGTTGAAGTGGCTTTTCGAAAGGCGTTACATGAATCAAATATTggtaataaaaaagttgtaataaGATGTGCGGAGGAAGACAAAGATATATACAAGAAGGAGGATTGCAAAACTTAg